The genomic region CAATCGGCGCTCGGCTGCCGGCCTATTGCACTTCCATGGGGCGCGTCCTGCTGGCGGCACTCCCCGGACCTGAGCTTGAAAGTTATCTTTCGACGGTCCAGCTGCGCCGGCGAACGCCGCAGACCATCACCGACAAAGAGCGTTTGCGCCAGATTCTACACGAAGTACGTCTAGAGGATTACGCCCTGACCGACGGCGAGCTGGAGGAGGGATTGCGCTCTATCGCGGTGCCGGTACGTTCGAGCGGGGGGCGCGTGGTCGCTGCCATAAACGTGAGTACGCAGGCGGGAAGGGTGAACAAAAGTCAGATGCTGAAGGAGTTTTTGCCGATTCTTCGCAAAGCGGCACAGCGCATCGGCACGGTTCTTCCTCCGTAAGTGCCAGACGGAACAAAGGAAACTCCAGTTGATACTTTCGATCTGCCTAATGCAGAGCATTTTTAGCGTGGCGGCGCGGCGAG from Verrucomicrobiota bacterium harbors:
- a CDS encoding IclR family transcriptional regulator translates to MPFSNVATEFLQEVAEQTRESCSASVLDGPDIVYVARVAAQRILSISLSIGARLPAYCTSMGRVLLAALPGPELESYLSTVQLRRRTPQTITDKERLRQILHEVRLEDYALTDGELEEGLRSIAVPVRSSGGRVVAAINVSTQAGRVNKSQMLKEFLPILRKAAQRIGTVLPP